From Armatimonadota bacterium, a single genomic window includes:
- a CDS encoding S-methyl-5'-thioadenosine phosphorylase, whose product MAQAEIGVFGGSGFYKLVPDIREIKVDTPYGPPSDRIALATVHGRKVAFLPRHGRDHTIPPHKINFRANVWAMRSLGVQAVISPCAAGSLQKHVAPGSFAVCDQFVDRTNGRADTFFDGPITTHVSPAETYDPVLRKLAVEAIRKNGIECHDGGTVVVIQGPRFSTKAESKWFHDAGWEVINMTQYPEAYLCRELGMAVVNISLITDYDSGVHAGAEAVTAHDVLEVFKKNAENAQKVVVDLIGMMPADLTTLQARQALTYSRGDGHAAHPEDIRLYELLPE is encoded by the coding sequence ATGGCACAAGCGGAAATCGGCGTTTTTGGCGGCTCGGGCTTTTATAAGCTCGTGCCGGACATTCGTGAAATCAAGGTGGACACGCCCTATGGCCCGCCCAGCGATCGCATCGCTCTCGCAACGGTCCATGGCCGCAAGGTCGCATTCTTGCCACGTCACGGCAGGGACCACACGATCCCGCCGCACAAGATCAACTTCCGGGCGAATGTTTGGGCGATGCGTTCGCTCGGCGTCCAGGCCGTGATCAGCCCCTGCGCCGCCGGATCGCTTCAAAAGCATGTGGCCCCAGGGAGTTTCGCGGTTTGCGACCAGTTCGTCGACCGCACCAACGGCCGCGCCGACACGTTCTTCGATGGCCCGATCACCACGCACGTCTCGCCCGCCGAGACCTATGATCCCGTGCTTCGCAAGCTGGCGGTCGAGGCGATCCGCAAGAACGGCATCGAGTGCCACGACGGCGGCACTGTGGTCGTAATCCAGGGTCCGAGGTTCTCCACCAAGGCCGAGAGCAAGTGGTTCCACGACGCAGGTTGGGAGGTCATCAACATGACCCAATACCCCGAGGCCTACCTCTGCAGGGAGCTTGGAATGGCGGTGGTGAACATCTCGCTGATCACCGACTACGACAGTGGCGTTCATGCCGGCGCCGAGGCGGTCACCGCGCACGACGTGCTCGAAGTATTCAAGAAGAACGCCGAAAACGCGCAGAAGGTTGTGGTAGACCTCATCGGCATGATGCCAGCCGACTTGACCACGCTGCAGGCGCGGCAAGCCCTCACCTATAGCCGGGGAGACGGCCACGCCGCCCACCCCGAAGACATCCGGCTTTACGAACTCTTGCCAGAATGA
- a CDS encoding ABC transporter substrate-binding protein, whose amino-acid sequence MFRRALVLLSVLAIALAGCSKPMRDWGGYPREFALKSAVSLSPGATEIVRQKTPNIAILGLTAECNYPELEPKQPKVMKGVKPDYELIASLNPSLVVYDKDLFSDADVQKFKDLGMKTYGFYGKTLEEFADSLYQYGKLAGGETDISEYVSTFLSIADQGRKEPMNPKPKVAIMIPGNGTDPLIAGVNTLQADVVRAAGAEPVGPDATIFVPVNAEWLIKTNPDAIMIAGTNESIEKDPRFQGIAAIKTKRFAHMNQDIALRRGARLDIFVRETRNYLMRTQPGVGGN is encoded by the coding sequence ATGTTTCGAAGGGCCCTCGTTTTGCTGTCTGTGCTGGCCATCGCCCTGGCCGGCTGCTCCAAGCCGATGCGCGACTGGGGCGGCTACCCTCGTGAGTTCGCGCTCAAGTCCGCCGTCAGCCTGAGCCCCGGTGCGACCGAGATCGTCCGCCAGAAGACCCCGAACATCGCCATCCTCGGCCTGACCGCCGAATGCAACTACCCTGAGCTCGAGCCGAAGCAGCCCAAGGTGATGAAGGGAGTGAAGCCGGATTACGAGCTGATCGCCTCGCTGAATCCCAGCCTCGTCGTCTATGACAAGGACCTGTTCTCCGATGCCGACGTCCAGAAATTCAAGGACCTCGGCATGAAGACCTACGGCTTCTATGGCAAGACCCTCGAGGAGTTCGCCGATTCCCTGTATCAGTACGGGAAGCTCGCCGGGGGCGAAACGGATATCTCGGAATACGTTTCCACGTTCCTTTCAATCGCAGACCAAGGGCGCAAAGAGCCCATGAACCCCAAGCCGAAGGTTGCGATCATGATCCCCGGCAACGGCACCGATCCGCTCATCGCCGGTGTGAACACCCTTCAGGCCGACGTCGTGCGCGCGGCTGGAGCCGAGCCGGTGGGGCCGGACGCCACCATCTTCGTACCCGTCAATGCCGAGTGGCTGATCAAGACCAACCCCGACGCGATCATGATCGCCGGCACAAACGAGTCGATTGAAAAGGACCCGCGCTTCCAGGGCATCGCTGCGATCAAGACCAAGCGGTTCGCCCATATGAACCAGGACATCGCCTTGCGGCGCGGGGCGCGGCTCGACATCTTCGTTCGCGAGACGCGAAACTACTTGATGAGGACCCAGCCCGGAGTGGGCGGGAACTAA
- a CDS encoding tyrosine-type recombinase/integrase has translation MAKTAKVSIRRIEEEPCVWLGKDGRYHWDVERRYDDGSVFRKGGACKELEAACRKRDAAIAQFESGRPTIRHTVRSWAEHCVSVLWKDEVDNGRIKADTIVGHQQILRNHILPWIGDLWLDSVGTEHARRLNQELVSLGRDSDTRANIRNTGSKLYSTALAHVPPIATHNPFKAIEINRKQSKRDAEGNRLIHIRILTVEEERALIDWAASHWVYGMVLVGLKMGLRKGELTAMTWDHIDWEREEYHVEEQVRRSRATGKLVVSDLKRTSAERWIPIHPAVMEFLRSEYRHPDHHPVKVFANLNGNWISPEDADEALLDIVMLSRLTSKVDGRGTALPDPTWHDLRHTFATVSSSFADKREAISLA, from the coding sequence ATGGCGAAAACTGCAAAAGTCAGCATTCGGCGAATTGAAGAAGAGCCCTGCGTTTGGCTCGGCAAGGACGGCCGCTACCATTGGGACGTTGAACGACGCTATGACGATGGCTCAGTCTTCCGGAAGGGCGGCGCCTGCAAGGAACTGGAGGCCGCCTGCCGCAAGCGGGATGCTGCGATCGCTCAGTTTGAGAGCGGGAGGCCGACAATCAGACACACCGTTCGATCTTGGGCGGAACACTGCGTTTCGGTCCTCTGGAAGGATGAGGTTGACAACGGACGCATCAAGGCCGACACGATCGTTGGCCACCAACAGATTCTCAGGAATCACATACTGCCGTGGATTGGCGATCTTTGGCTCGACTCTGTTGGAACCGAACATGCTCGACGGCTCAATCAAGAATTGGTCTCTCTGGGGCGCGACAGCGACACCCGAGCCAACATCCGTAACACCGGCTCCAAGCTCTATTCGACTGCGCTTGCGCACGTTCCGCCTATCGCCACCCACAACCCCTTCAAAGCGATCGAGATCAACCGCAAGCAAAGCAAGCGCGACGCGGAAGGCAACCGTCTCATCCACATCCGCATCCTTACAGTTGAAGAAGAACGCGCTTTGATTGATTGGGCGGCTTCGCATTGGGTGTACGGCATGGTCCTTGTCGGTCTGAAGATGGGATTGCGAAAGGGCGAGTTAACGGCAATGACCTGGGATCACATCGACTGGGAGCGGGAGGAATACCACGTTGAGGAGCAGGTTCGCAGGAGTCGTGCAACAGGCAAGCTCGTCGTTAGCGACCTCAAACGTACATCGGCAGAACGCTGGATACCGATTCACCCTGCGGTGATGGAGTTTCTCAGGTCCGAGTACCGGCATCCCGACCACCACCCCGTCAAAGTCTTCGCAAATCTCAACGGAAACTGGATCAGCCCCGAGGACGCCGACGAAGCGCTCCTGGACATCGTGATGCTGAGCCGCCTCACTAGCAAAGTGGATGGACGCGGTACCGCGCTTCCAGATCCTACTTGGCACGATCTGCGGCATACGTTCGCCACCGTTTCGTCCAGTTTTGCTGACAAGAGAGAGGCGATCAGCCTGGCATAG
- a CDS encoding zinc ribbon domain-containing protein yields MIICRSCRSAWPDSAHYCGMCKRSFHGRRCPKGHLSPKSATFCLACGSKDLSLAAESTSFGCASRAVAWIVALFLLKVAWPLLAMCAGAVLAAFDWLFGLLFGISASELFWQLASTTFTLVVLTCVFALLVPGFRKNLPGLLRSGWRLGCSFWRLSRPTIKFAFRQLKTLFQGDHHDHHKRKTEHQELRAPRP; encoded by the coding sequence GTGATCATCTGCCGCTCGTGCCGGTCCGCCTGGCCGGACTCCGCCCATTACTGTGGCATGTGCAAGCGCTCCTTCCACGGAAGGCGATGCCCGAAGGGCCACCTCAGTCCCAAGAGTGCTACATTCTGTTTGGCCTGCGGCTCGAAAGACCTCTCGTTAGCGGCGGAATCCACTTCCTTCGGATGCGCCTCACGGGCCGTCGCCTGGATCGTCGCTCTCTTCCTGCTCAAGGTTGCTTGGCCGCTCCTAGCTATGTGCGCTGGCGCGGTGCTTGCAGCCTTCGACTGGCTCTTTGGGCTCCTCTTCGGCATCTCAGCCAGCGAGCTCTTTTGGCAGCTCGCCAGCACCACTTTCACCCTAGTGGTCCTCACCTGCGTCTTCGCCCTACTTGTTCCCGGCTTTCGAAAGAACTTGCCCGGGCTGCTTCGATCTGGCTGGAGGCTTGGCTGCTCCTTTTGGAGGCTAAGCCGGCCCACCATCAAGTTCGCCTTTCGCCAACTTAAGACCCTCTTTCAAGGAGACCATCATGACCACCACAAAAGGAAGACGGAGCACCAAGAGCTTCGTGCCCCTCGCCCTTAG